From the Nostoc sp. PCC 7107 genome, the window GTGCTTCTTTGGTAACTACTCGATAACCATTGCGCCGCATCCAAAACAAAAAGCCTTGTTGTTTTTCATTCGCCCGCGGGCGTGCTGGTGTTGGTCTTGTAACATCAACTATTGTGTAAAAGAAAGCCCGTAATAACCGCGAACCAGAGGTTAAACGGCAAAGTAATTTGAGATAGTCAATTTCAATGCCTAGTTGTAAAGCTGCATGAAATAGATTGACACCATCAATAAAAATTGCAACTCGCCCACGGTTTAATCCGTTGATTGTTGAACTGCTAGTTCTCGGTTCTCTATTGTGATAATGGTTGCTTTTTTCAGGATTCTTCAAGACAATTTTCCCTGATGAAGGTGATTCTTCTTCCAGAGGTTTATAGGCATTTCTGGGTTTGGTAAAATTAGTGAAAGTCATTGAATCCTCGGAAATTTTAAATTTGTGAAGACTGTTGAGAAATGACCAAGAAAGCATCTGTGCTAGTTTATTTACATAGCAGCAAATGGTGTGAAGCTATTTGTGATTAAGCTGTTATCTGTCTAAGTTACACATCGGCTTGCAGAGTTTGTATTGTGTCATTAGTCATTGATATTGATGAGAGCAAATTGACAAATGACTAATGCGTTTATACTTAGCAGCACTAGCTTAATACACAGGTATTGTGTTAATTTTGCAGATTCCAAAAATAAACGCTCCAGAGTTATGAACTCTGATCAGAGCGAGTTTTACGAGATATTCCCTTTGCCTACAAATATAAGGCTCTTTCTCTATTCCCTCTGCATCTCAACTTACCACAGGATGCTAACACTTGCTCAAAGGCAATTTGTTTTAAGGTGAATAGCGAAGAGCGATCGCATCTATATTTTATTGTACAACTGTATGGCAAAATCCTTCAATCAAAATAAGCTTTGTATATTGATATCAACATATATCAAGATGTCAAACTCAGCATTGACTATAAAAATCTGCCAGAAAAATTCTCAAGTCTATACTTAGGTTGATGGCAGGTATAATTATTTAAAATTAATAGTAATAACAATTACCGCAATATTTGAGAATATTTGCTATTTAAAGTTTATCTACTGACAAAATCAGTCAAATAAGCAGTTAGTAAAATTGTCATCCAGATAACTTATCAACTTAACCTTTAATTCTTCTTAAGATGGAGTGCATTGATTGAGTAATAGCGCTAAATTTATATCTAGACTAGTCCACAAAATGTCTTTGCTCATCTCCTCCAG encodes:
- a CDS encoding NYN domain-containing protein, giving the protein MTFTNFTKPRNAYKPLEEESPSSGKIVLKNPEKSNHYHNREPRTSSSTINGLNRGRVAIFIDGVNLFHAALQLGIEIDYLKLLCRLTSGSRLLRAFFYTIVDVTRPTPARPRANEKQQGFLFWMRRNGYRVVTKEAQLTDTTKKPNLNVEIAVDMITLAPYYDTAILVSGDGALAYAVEAVTSKGGRVEVVSLRPMTSDSLIDVADYFLDLDSIKQEIQKDSHLGYNYRSLSNSQL